In Anopheles gambiae chromosome 2, idAnoGambNW_F1_1, whole genome shotgun sequence, a single window of DNA contains:
- the LOC1273832 gene encoding uncharacterized protein LOC1273832: MAKVVLIVTVAAVAIIGCSTAADVEEAKNAKDSYLAALKNSHKINALPYKGTPIRISRGDYNIVPSSSYDYSVPAGSYGPPTSTGNELYQPAPHKEYGPPAPKPVYGPPKPIYGPPPPPPPPSGPVSHGMPYFSPENWLLSKLKFKFDLFTIGKILLKLVIFKKIVKFIALLCLLFFIPTLKPSGGGGHSEESSEEERRRSYDLQFDYERRLGEMTKFGLTALEAFTVDNALYCPEENLLSCRFKRMFDVIDESYPVSRIYTIYLPPTERDSALQSASSEEEHDTRKQPDSNVGQEEEN, encoded by the exons ATGGCGAAAGTGGTGCTGATCGTGACTGTTGCGGCGGTGGCCATCATTGGCTGCAGTACGGCTGCCGATGTGGAGGAAGCGAAAAATGCGAAAGATTCCTATCTGGCGGCGTTGAAAAATTCACACAAAATTAATGCACTACCGTATAAAG GCACACCGATCCGGATATCCCGGGGCGACTACAACATCGTCCCATCCAGCTCGTACGATTACAGTGTTCCTGCgggaagctatggaccaccaaCCTCCACCGGCAATGAGCTGTATCAACCGGCTCCACATAAAGAGTACGGCCCACCAGCACCAAAGCCCGTCTATGGTCCGCCGAAACCTATCTATGGAccacccccaccaccaccaccaccatccggcCCCGTTAGCCATGGCATGCCGTACTTCAGCCCAGAAAACTGGCTACTAAGCAAGCTAAAGTTTAAGTTCGATCTCTTCACGATCGGCAAAATACTGCTGAAGCTGGTAATCTTCAAGAAGATCGTCAAGTTCATCGCCCTGCTCTGTTTGCTGTTCTTCATTCCAACGCTGAAGCCTTCCGGCGGCGGTGGCCACAGTGAGGAAAGCAGCGAAGAAGAACGTCGACGATCGTACGACTTGCAGT TTGACTACGAACGACGGCTCGGTGAGATGACCAAGTTTGGACTAACTGCGCTGGAAGCGTTCACCGTCGATAACGCACTGTACTGCCCGGAGGAGAACCTGCTTTCCTGTCGCTTCAAGCGCATGTTTGACGTCATCGATGAGTCTTATCCCGTGTCCAG GATCTACACCATTTATCTGCCGCCAACGGAGAGGGACAGTGCGCTGCAAAGTGCATCGTCGGAGGAAGAGCATGACACGCGAAAGCAGCCCGATAGTAATGTGGGTCAGGAGGAAGAAAATTAG
- the LOC1273831 gene encoding protein bunched, class 2/F/G isoform, producing the protein MVERIVEECCDVNSDPTRKTDVARYSSEEVSGNESTEARMLSEAERQADFNRHKEEMKRKRRRKKRTSSSMQSSCFQELYKLTGEVLGEGAYASVQTCINIYTELEYAVKIIDKIPGHARGRVFREVETFHHCQGHPNILQLLEFFEDDEKFYLVFEKINGGPLLTRIQENVCFSEYDAAQIIKEIASGLDFLHKKGIAHRDLKPENILCVYPDKLCPIKICDFDLGSGIKFTTNISSPNATPQLLTPVGSAEFMAPEVVDLFVGESNYYDKRCDLWSLGVIAYILLCGYPPFSGNCEQDCGWNRGENCRTCQELLFESIQEGRYCFPDSEWQDVSEEAKDLIRGLLVKEAPKRLSATAVLNHPWIRISDDTECAVGGINSKANKEKQRRRVLKTPGVIRRNQSALELSHFAESAMAVKRVIMQHFSMRYDYMAKERPNIYQPSYNGSVEPAAKPTETVLPTLVVETGNAQPPNSSSSSSSSSGVVKPFVPRTEEPNGVCDEDELCKERDEGMGMQPMTTNHVETGKEWEKDEEEQKELIRGSYQNVSIDSQNMGAAAATGVKVPTITIASVAAGNADVAVGAATIEIVVNSTSSGSEGDCTFSSNTIAAGRSGSDERGSIVGSGGEAERKDFPQQENTSDKELQSSDPPKNNAAGGGARDDQDDDSVLTGGKAVAEARADEAREKELEKAKEVVVELSPQSSTLSSPVRSIVGSKATGGPRKASNGWDIPPESNWRYRGEQQQHQQSPSSYEYNSRSQHAHGYKYGSSGFGSSYKGGRSGHYHSHPQHHQHHHHHHNNVHYSNYHHHHSSNHHSHPPMSSTGSYRQQNGSGHHHAGSHGGHYGNSHGNHNYSNGSSIAPRYGRIVRAGATSNEPFDGGFEGRSGMMAKQQRHSSQQQQQHYPYSHHPNHGSSSSSSASLTSWRAQPSPAYGSNQHRYGDAAGTGDEAETYHRYHNGNNNSSSNGGGGGGMLTASQSHYGNGKITTNPNNFNHHQYNRGGTNNNVNNNTSSVSSSGGSSHHPARMNGGNTSGHPSQYHHQQQQQQQQQQQQQNHQYHHYAGVNNNNGSNHYYHNGTGRGGDGGGMGHYNSSNNNHHYGAGNGHGGQQQQKSMPYRAVVVQHHHQQHQQYQNQRYASPSSYGGMRRPTQSLMIDAVDGAGMKGAAAGPRRASAGQQQSSLPMQRASPPQQSQQQQQSRSNVNCDPTTNTMNRYKLYHSNSTTILSALKRETRNYGYQSMMVGGFEGLNLNGGDHYQPADEGEEAMLEEPPFHLIPRRNDEAEQQQQQQQKLQQQQDAIDNIDEGVYSSSSSSNTSSHSGNSIISGNIATTTVAGFGGTGGSGILAELAMADGLPVGLSPPNESLLMQRRLSLKSRSLCLPVTIGKASPAPPPLAIMPAVVKMVPSSGGEFEECTTNGHQQREEEPSPLSSPEQRSDEEVGGCPIFAAARHDAEGYYPYYPRNGRVGTTGVTTTPTLTITTHSG; encoded by the exons atggtAGAACGCATTGTGGAGGAGTGTTGCGACGTGAATtccg ATCCAACCCGCAAAACCGATGTCGCACGGTACAGCAGCGAGGAGGTGTCGGGCAACGAGTCCACCGAGGCACGCATGCTATCCGAAGCCGAACGGCAGGCCGACTTCAACCGGCACAAGGAGGAGATGAAGCGCAAGCGGCGCCGAAAGAAACGCACCAGCTCATCGATGCAGTCGTCATGTTTTCAAG AGCTGTACAAGCTGACTGGCGAGGTGCTGGGCGAGGGTGCGTACGCGTCGGTCCAGACGTGCATCAACATCTACACCGAGCTGGAGTACGCGGTGAAGATCATCGACAAAATACCGGGGCACGCGCGCGGCCGCGTCTTCCGCGAGGTGGAAACGTTTCACCACTGCCAGGGGCACCCGAACATCTTGCAGCTGTTAGAGTTTTTCGAGGATGACGAAAAGTTCTATCTAGTGTTCGAGAAGATCAACGGCGGGCCGCTGCTGACCCGCATCCAGGAGAACGTCTGCTTCTCCGAGTACGATGCGGCGCAGATCATCAAGGAGATCGCGTCCGGGCTGGACTTTCTGCACAAGAAGGGCATCGCCCACCGGGACCTGAAGCCGGAGAACATCCTGTGCGTCTATCCGGACAAGCTGTGCCCGATCAAGATCTGCGACTTCGATCTCGGCTCCGGGATCAAGTTTACCACCAACATCTCGTCGCCGAACGCCACGCCGCAGCTTTTAACACCG GTCGGTAGTGCCGAATTTATGGCACCGGAAGTTGTCGATCTGTTCGTCGGTGAGTCGAACTACTACGACAAACGATGCGACCTGTGGTCGCTGGGCGTGATCGCGTACATACTGCTGTGCGGCTATCCGCCCTTCTCGGGCAACTGCGAGCAGGACTGCGGCTGGAACCGGGGCGAGAACTGTCGCACCTGCCAGGAGCTGCTGTTCGAGTCGATCCAGGAGGGCCGGTACTGCTTCCCGGACAGCGAGTGGCAGGACGTGAGCGAGGAGGCGAAGGACCTGATCCGGGGGCTGCTGGTGAAGGAGGCGCCGAAGCGCTTGAGCGCCACGGCCGTCCTGAACCATCCGTGGATTCGCATCAGCGACGATACGGAGTGTGCGGTCGGTGGTATCAACTCGAAGGCGAACAAGGAGAAGCAGCGCCGCCGGGTGCTGAAGACGCCTGGTGTAATTCGACG AAACCAATCTGCGCTCGAGTTGTCCCACTTTGCCGAATCGGCCATGGCGGTCAAGCGCGTCATCATGCAGCACTTTTCCATGCGCTACGACTATATGGCGAAGGAGCGTCCCAACATCTATCAACCGTCGTACAATGGCAGTGTGGAGCCGGCGGCAAAGCCCACCGAGACCGTGCTACCGACGCTGGTGGTTGAGACAGGGAACGCACAGCcgccgaacagcagcagcagcagcagcagcagcagtggtgtTGTGAAACCGTTTGTGCCGCGAACGGAAGAACCTAATGGAGTCTGTGATGAAGATGAACTGTGTAAGGAACGGGACGAAGGGATGGGAATGCAACCAATGACCACAAACCACGTTGAGACGGGAAAGGAATGGGAAAAGGATGAGGAGGAGCAGAAGGAGCTTATCAGAGGTAGCTACCAAAACGTTTCCATCGATAGCCAGAACAtgggggcggcggcggcgaccgGAGTAAAGGTGCCGACCATCACGATTGCCTCCGTTGCCGCCGGTAACGCCGATGTGGCGGTGGGAGCTGCAACTATCGAAATAGTTGTGAACAGTACGTCTTCCGGAAGCGAGGGTGATTGCACCTTCTCCAGCAATACTATTGCCGCGGGCCGCAGCGGATCCGATGAACGGGGCAGTATTGTTGGCAGCGGCGGCGAGGCGGAGCGGAAGGATTTTCCGCAGCAGGAGAATACGAGTGACAAAGAATTGCAAAGTTCTGATCCACCGAAAAACAATGCTGCCGGCGGTGGTGCACGTGATGATCAAGATGATGATTCTGTACTGACTGGTGGTAAAGCCGTGGCCGAGGCTCGTGCGGACGAAGCGCGGGAGAAGGAGCTGGAGAAGGCAAAGGAAGTGGTGGTGGAATTGTCTCCACAATCGTCCACGCTCTCCTCCCCGGTGCGCAGTATCGTCGGCTCGAAGGCAACCGGCGGCCCGAGGAAGGCCAGCAACGGTTGGGATATTCCGCCCGAGTCGAACTGGCGGTACCggggcgagcagcagcagcaccagcaaagtCCTTCCTCGTACGAGTACAACAGTCGCAGCCAGCACGCGCACGGCTACAAGTACGGTAGCTCGGGCTTCGGGTCGAGCTACAAGGGCGGCCGCAGCGGTCACTACCACTCACACCCgcagcaccaccaacaccatcaccatcatcacaacAATGTGCATTACAGTAActatcaccatcatcacagcAGCAACCACCACTCGCATCCACCGATGTCGTCGACGGGGTCCTATCGGCAGCAGAATGGATCCGGCCACCACCACGCCGGGTCGCACGGCGGCCACTACGGTAACAGCCACGGCAACCATAACTACAGCAATGGCAGCAGTATTGCGCCTCGGTACGGACGCATCGTGCGAGCAGGCGCCACCAGTAACGAACCGTTCGACGGTGGCTTCGAGGGCCGGTCGGGCATGATGGCGAAGCAGCAGCGCCATtcgtcgcagcagcagcagcagcactatcCGTACAGCCACCATCCTAATCAcggttcgtcgtcgtcgtcatcggcaTCGCTGACGTCCTGGCGTGCCCAACCGTCGCCGGCGTACGGAAGCAACCAGCACCGGTACGGTGACGCGGCCGGAACCGGCGACGAGGCGGAAACCTACCATCGGTACCACAATGGCAACAAcaatagcagcagcaatggcggcggcggtggcggcatgCTGACTGCGTCGCAGTCACACTACGGCAACGGGAAGATCACCACCAACCCGAATAACTTTAATCACCATCAGTACAATCGCGGAGGAACCAATAATAatgttaataataatactagCAGCGTTAGTAGCAGCGGAGGAAGTAGTCATCATCCGGCAAGGATGAACGGGGGCAACACCAGTGGCCATCCAAGTCAgtaccaccatcagcagcagcagcagcagcagcagcagcagcagcagcaaaaccatCAGTACCATCACTACGCAGGAGTGAACAATAATAATGGCTCGAACCATTACTATCACAATGGCACCGGACGGGgaggcgatggtggtggtatggGACattacaacagcagcaacaataatCATCATTACGGTGCTGGCAATGGTCATGGtggccaacagcagcaaaaatcgATGCCATAtcgtgcggtggtggtgcagcatcatcaccagcagcatcagcagtacCAAAATCAACGCTATGCTTCACCATCGTCCTACGGTGGGATGCGACGCCCCACGCAGAGTCTGATGATCGATGCGGTCGACGGTGCCGGCATGAAAGGAGCGGCGGCCGGTCCGAGACGCGCCAGCGCTGGCCAGCAGCAATCATCACTACCAATGCAACGGGCGTCTCCACCGCAAcagtcgcagcagcagcagcagagtagGAGTAATGTTAACTGTGATCCAACTACAAATACTATGAATAGATATAAGCTTTATCATTCTAACTCGACCACGATCCTGAGCGCCCTCAAGCGGGAAACGCGCAACTACGGCTACCAGTCGATGATGGTCGGTGGCTTCGAGGGCCTGAACCTGAACGGTGGCGATCACTACCAACCGGCCGACGAGGGCGAAGAGGCAATGCTGGAGGAACCTCCGTTCCACCTGATACCGCGGCGCAACGACGAggcggagcagcagcaacagcagcagcagaagctgcagcagcagcaggatgcaATCGACAACATCGACGAGGGCGtttacagcagcagctcgagcagcaacaccagcagccaCAGTGGCAACAGCATCATCAGTGGCAACATAGCCACCACTACGGTGGCCGGGTTCGGCGGCACCGGCGGCTCGGGCATCCTTGCCGAGCTAGCGATGGCCGACGGGCTGCCGGTCGGGCTTTCGCCACCGAACGAAAGCTTGCTAATGCAGCGCCGCCTGTCGCTCAAGTCGCGCAGCCTCTGTCTGCCGGTCACGATCGGTAAGGCATCGCCGGCGCCGCCACCACTGGCCATCATGCCCGCCGTGGTGAAGATGGTCCCTTCGTCGGGCGGCGAGTTTGAGGAGTGCACCACCAACGGTCACCAGCAGCGGGAGGAGGAACCGTCGCCACTGTCCTCTCCGGAGCAGCGCAGCGACGAGGAAGTGGGAGGCTGCCCAATCTTTGCGGCCGCGCGCCATGATGCAGAAGGATACTATCCGTACTATCCGCGCAATGGTAGGGTCGGTACGACCGGCGTTACGACGACGCCAACGCTAACCATTACTACGCACAGTGGCTAG